GGCCACGGGTACTCCTTGCTGATGCCGCGCATGGCGATGCCCGGCACGTCCTGAATCCACTGGCTCAGGTGCAGGTGGGGCTGGCCGGGATAGGTGATGTGCGCGTAAATCTCGTCCGCGATGATGAACAGGTCGTGCTCCTGGGCGATCTTCACCATCTCATCGAGCACCTCGCGGGGGTAGACCGCGCCCGTCGGGTTGTCCGGCGAGAGCAGCAGCAGCCCCGCGATGGAGTCGTTGTACTTCACCTTGTTCCGGATGTCGTCCAGGTTGGGCATCCAGCCGTTGTGCGGGTCCAGGTCATAGGTGACGTGGTTGTACCCGGAATGGGCCGCCTCGGCGGACGAGTGCGTGCTGTATGCGGGCGACGGCCCGAGAATGCGCGCCTCGCGCTTCAGGAAACCGTAGACCCGCGCCACGGCGTCGCCCACGCCGTTGAAGAAAATCAGGTCGTCCGGCGTGATTTTCGCGCCGCCCGCGCGCCGGTTCACCAGCCCGGCCAGAAAGGCCCGCGTGTCCGGCACGCCCGCCGTGTCGCAGTAGCCGAAGGACATGGAGTGGTCCAGCAGCTCGTGGAGGATGTCCCGAATCCACGGGGCGAGCTGCTCGCCCTTCTCGACCGGGTCGCCGATGTTCTCCCAGGTGACGGGCTGGCCCAGCCCGCGTATCTCGCGGGCGACCCCGACGATTTCCCGAATCTCATATTTGAGGTTGCCCGCGCCCTCGTGGACAATGCTTCTTCTCATAATCCGTTCCCTGTCCGCGCGCGCGCGCCGCCGCGGCACGCCGTAAAAACACAAACACGACCGCCCCTCTCGAAATGCCTTCGGGACCTGACGCGGCGGCGTGCCCGATGGAAATCTGTTTCCCGCCAATGATGCGCGGCGGGGAGGGGGGTCGTTGGACAGGGATCATAGGCTTTTTCGGCGGAAATTTCAATTTTTGAGGCGTGGCCCGTCCGTGCGGCGGCGCCCCGGTCTGGGGTAAAATCACGCACCGTCAACCATGACAAGGAGGCCGCCATGACCTTTTCCCGTCTTTCCCTGGGATGCCTGACAGCCCTGCTGGCCGCCGTCTCCGCAGCCGCGTCCGCAAACACGGGCGCGTCGGAGTCGGCGCACGCCTTTTATTATTCCTGGTACCGGAATCCCGCCGTGGACGGTGCATGGGCGCACTGGAACCATAATGTCATTCTGCGGGACGGCTCCGGGCCGAACTTCACCCCGCCGGAGAGCATCGGCGCGAATTTCTACCCCGCGGCGGGGCTTTACAGCTCGAACGACCCCGAGGACGTGCTCCGCCAGATGCTGGAAATCAAGCGGGCGGGCGCGGGC
This region of Candidatus Hydrogenedentota bacterium genomic DNA includes:
- a CDS encoding pyridoxal phosphate-dependent aminotransferase is translated as MRRSIVHEGAGNLKYEIREIVGVAREIRGLGQPVTWENIGDPVEKGEQLAPWIRDILHELLDHSMSFGYCDTAGVPDTRAFLAGLVNRRAGGAKITPDDLIFFNGVGDAVARVYGFLKREARILGPSPAYSTHSSAEAAHSGYNHVTYDLDPHNGWMPNLDDIRNKVKYNDSIAGLLLLSPDNPTGAVYPREVLDEMVKIAQEHDLFIIADEIYAHITYPGQPHLHLSQWIQDVPGIAMRGISKEYPWPGARCGWIEIINRGRDRNFATYTESLLAAKRLEVCSTTLPQMSIPRVFGDPRYADHLLHRAKTFSDRADEAVAAFDGCDSVIVNKPGGAFYLTVMFKDGVLNDRQTLPIENPVVRERIGELVKNVSVDKRFVYYLMGATGIVVVPLSGFQCAHDGFRVTLLETDNAKRAWIFKTLREAVDQYVGG